The Lepus europaeus isolate LE1 chromosome 6, mLepTim1.pri, whole genome shotgun sequence genome includes a window with the following:
- the STK38L gene encoding serine/threonine-protein kinase 38-like isoform X1: MAMTAGNTTSFPMSNHTRERVTVAKLTLENFYSNLILQHEERETRQKKLEVAMEEEGLADEEKKLRRSQHARKETEFLRLKRTRLGLDDFESLKVIGRGAFGEVRLVQKKDTGHIYAMKILRKADMLEKEQVAHIRAERDILVEADGAWVVKMFYSFQDKRNLYLIMEFLPGGDMMTLLMKKDTLTEEETQFYISETVLAIDAIHQLGFIHRDIKPDNLLLDAKGHVKLSDFGLCTGLKKAHRTEFYRNLTHNPPSDFSFQNMNSKRKAETWKKNRRQLHLLLKGKKMNTAENCGGNSLPPFTEESQAYSTVGTPDYIAPEVFMQTGYNKLCDWWSLGVIMYEMLIGYPPFCSETPQETYRKVMNWKETLVFPPEVPISEKAKDLILRFCVDSENRIGNSGVEEIKSHPFFEGVDWGHIRERPAAIPIEIKSIDDTSNFDDFPESDILQPVPNTTEPDYKSKDWVFLNYTYKRFEGLTQRGSIPTYMKAGKL, translated from the exons ATGGCAATGACGGCAGGGAACACAACCAGCTTTCCTATGAGCAACCACACCCGGGAGAGAGTGACTGTAGCCAAGCTCACATTGGAGAATTTTTACAGCAACCTAATTTTGCAGCACGAAGAGAGAGAAACCAG gcAGAAGAAATTAGAAGTGGCCATGGAAGAAGAAGGACTAGCAGATGAAGAG AAAAAGTTACGCCGATCACAACATGCTCGCAAAGAGACAGAGTTCCTGCGGCTCAAGAGGACCCGGCTTGGCCTGGATGACTTCGAGTCTCTGAAAGTGATAGGAAGAGGAGCTTTTGGAGAG GTACGACTGGTCCAGAAGAAAGACACAGGCCATATCTACGCAATGAAGATACTGAGAAAGGCGGATATGCTTGAAAAAGAGCAG GTGGCCCATATCCgagcagagagagacattttGGTAGAAGCCGATGGCGCCTGGGTGGTGAAGATGTTCTACAGCTTTCAGGATAAGAGGAATCTTTATCTAATCATGGAGTTTCTTCCTGGAG GTGACATGATGACATTGCTAATGAAGAAGGACACCTTGACAGAAGAGGAGACCCAGTTCTACATTTCAGAGACTGTTCTAGCCATAGATGCAATCCACCAGTTAGGCTTCATCCATCGGGATATTAAACCAGACAACCTTCTGTTGGATGCCAAG GGTCATGTGAAATTATCTGATTTTGGTTTATGCACGGGGTTAAAGAAAGCTCACAGGACTGAATTCTACAGAAATCTCACACACAACCCACCAAGTGACTTCT CTTTTCAGAACATGAATTCAAAGAGGAAAGCAGAAACATGGAAGAAGAACAGGAGACAACTG CATCTCctcttaaagggaaaaaaaatgaatactgcTGAAAACTGTGGTGGGAATTCTCTGCCTCCCTTTACTGAAGAGTCCCAG GCGTATTCCACAGTTGGGACGCCAGATTACATTGCTCCAGAAGTGTTCATGCAGACTGGCTACAACAAGCTGTGTGACTGGTGGTCCCTGGGCGTGATTATGTATGAAATGCTAATAG GGTATCCACCTTTCTGCTCCGAAACGCCTCAGGAAACATACAGAAAAGTGATGAACTGGAAAGAGACGCTGGTGTTTCCTCCAGAGGTTCCCATATCGGAGAAAGCCAAGGACTTAATTCTCAG ATTTTGTGTTGACTCTGAAAATAGAATTGGAAATAGCGGAGTAGAGGAGATAAAAAGTCATCCCTTTTTTGAAGGTGTGGACTGGGGGCACATAAG GGAAAGGCCAGCAGCAATCCCTATAGAAATCAAAAGCATCGATGATACTTCCAATTTTGATGACTTCCCTGAGTCCGATATTTTACAGCCAG TGCCAAATACCACAGAACCCGACTACAAATCCAAAGACTGGGTTTTTCTCAATTATACCTATAAAAGGTTTGAAGGGTTGACTCAGCGCGGCTCTATCCCTACGTACATGAAAGCCGGGAAGTTATGA
- the STK38L gene encoding serine/threonine-protein kinase 38-like isoform X2, with protein sequence MAMTAGNTTSFPMSNHTRERVTVAKLTLENFYSNLILQHEERETRQKKLEVAMEEEGLADEEKKLRRSQHARKETEFLRLKRTRLGLDDFESLKVIGRGAFGEVRLVQKKDTGHIYAMKILRKADMLEKEQVAHIRAERDILVEADGAWVVKMFYSFQDKRNLYLIMEFLPGGDMMTLLMKKDTLTEEETQFYISETVLAIDAIHQLGFIHRDIKPDNLLLDAKGHVKLSDFGLCTGLKKAHRTEFYRNLTHNPPSDFSFQNMNSKRKAETWKKNRRQLGKKMNTAENCGGNSLPPFTEESQAYSTVGTPDYIAPEVFMQTGYNKLCDWWSLGVIMYEMLIGYPPFCSETPQETYRKVMNWKETLVFPPEVPISEKAKDLILRFCVDSENRIGNSGVEEIKSHPFFEGVDWGHIRERPAAIPIEIKSIDDTSNFDDFPESDILQPVPNTTEPDYKSKDWVFLNYTYKRFEGLTQRGSIPTYMKAGKL encoded by the exons ATGGCAATGACGGCAGGGAACACAACCAGCTTTCCTATGAGCAACCACACCCGGGAGAGAGTGACTGTAGCCAAGCTCACATTGGAGAATTTTTACAGCAACCTAATTTTGCAGCACGAAGAGAGAGAAACCAG gcAGAAGAAATTAGAAGTGGCCATGGAAGAAGAAGGACTAGCAGATGAAGAG AAAAAGTTACGCCGATCACAACATGCTCGCAAAGAGACAGAGTTCCTGCGGCTCAAGAGGACCCGGCTTGGCCTGGATGACTTCGAGTCTCTGAAAGTGATAGGAAGAGGAGCTTTTGGAGAG GTACGACTGGTCCAGAAGAAAGACACAGGCCATATCTACGCAATGAAGATACTGAGAAAGGCGGATATGCTTGAAAAAGAGCAG GTGGCCCATATCCgagcagagagagacattttGGTAGAAGCCGATGGCGCCTGGGTGGTGAAGATGTTCTACAGCTTTCAGGATAAGAGGAATCTTTATCTAATCATGGAGTTTCTTCCTGGAG GTGACATGATGACATTGCTAATGAAGAAGGACACCTTGACAGAAGAGGAGACCCAGTTCTACATTTCAGAGACTGTTCTAGCCATAGATGCAATCCACCAGTTAGGCTTCATCCATCGGGATATTAAACCAGACAACCTTCTGTTGGATGCCAAG GGTCATGTGAAATTATCTGATTTTGGTTTATGCACGGGGTTAAAGAAAGCTCACAGGACTGAATTCTACAGAAATCTCACACACAACCCACCAAGTGACTTCT CTTTTCAGAACATGAATTCAAAGAGGAAAGCAGAAACATGGAAGAAGAACAGGAGACAACTG ggaaaaaaaatgaatactgcTGAAAACTGTGGTGGGAATTCTCTGCCTCCCTTTACTGAAGAGTCCCAG GCGTATTCCACAGTTGGGACGCCAGATTACATTGCTCCAGAAGTGTTCATGCAGACTGGCTACAACAAGCTGTGTGACTGGTGGTCCCTGGGCGTGATTATGTATGAAATGCTAATAG GGTATCCACCTTTCTGCTCCGAAACGCCTCAGGAAACATACAGAAAAGTGATGAACTGGAAAGAGACGCTGGTGTTTCCTCCAGAGGTTCCCATATCGGAGAAAGCCAAGGACTTAATTCTCAG ATTTTGTGTTGACTCTGAAAATAGAATTGGAAATAGCGGAGTAGAGGAGATAAAAAGTCATCCCTTTTTTGAAGGTGTGGACTGGGGGCACATAAG GGAAAGGCCAGCAGCAATCCCTATAGAAATCAAAAGCATCGATGATACTTCCAATTTTGATGACTTCCCTGAGTCCGATATTTTACAGCCAG TGCCAAATACCACAGAACCCGACTACAAATCCAAAGACTGGGTTTTTCTCAATTATACCTATAAAAGGTTTGAAGGGTTGACTCAGCGCGGCTCTATCCCTACGTACATGAAAGCCGGGAAGTTATGA
- the STK38L gene encoding serine/threonine-protein kinase 38-like isoform X3 codes for MAMTAGNTTSFPMSNHTRERVTVAKLTLENFYSNLILQHEERETRQKKLEVAMEEEGLADEEKKLRRSQHARKETEFLRLKRTRLGLDDFESLKVIGRGAFGEVRLVQKKDTGHIYAMKILRKADMLEKEQVAHIRAERDILVEADGAWVVKMFYSFQDKRNLYLIMEFLPGGDMMTLLMKKDTLTEEETQFYISETVLAIDAIHQLGFIHRDIKPDNLLLDAKGHVKLSDFGLCTGLKKAHRTEFYRNLTHNPPSDFSFQNMNSKRKAETWKKNRRQLAYSTVGTPDYIAPEVFMQTGYNKLCDWWSLGVIMYEMLIGYPPFCSETPQETYRKVMNWKETLVFPPEVPISEKAKDLILRFCVDSENRIGNSGVEEIKSHPFFEGVDWGHIRERPAAIPIEIKSIDDTSNFDDFPESDILQPVPNTTEPDYKSKDWVFLNYTYKRFEGLTQRGSIPTYMKAGKL; via the exons ATGGCAATGACGGCAGGGAACACAACCAGCTTTCCTATGAGCAACCACACCCGGGAGAGAGTGACTGTAGCCAAGCTCACATTGGAGAATTTTTACAGCAACCTAATTTTGCAGCACGAAGAGAGAGAAACCAG gcAGAAGAAATTAGAAGTGGCCATGGAAGAAGAAGGACTAGCAGATGAAGAG AAAAAGTTACGCCGATCACAACATGCTCGCAAAGAGACAGAGTTCCTGCGGCTCAAGAGGACCCGGCTTGGCCTGGATGACTTCGAGTCTCTGAAAGTGATAGGAAGAGGAGCTTTTGGAGAG GTACGACTGGTCCAGAAGAAAGACACAGGCCATATCTACGCAATGAAGATACTGAGAAAGGCGGATATGCTTGAAAAAGAGCAG GTGGCCCATATCCgagcagagagagacattttGGTAGAAGCCGATGGCGCCTGGGTGGTGAAGATGTTCTACAGCTTTCAGGATAAGAGGAATCTTTATCTAATCATGGAGTTTCTTCCTGGAG GTGACATGATGACATTGCTAATGAAGAAGGACACCTTGACAGAAGAGGAGACCCAGTTCTACATTTCAGAGACTGTTCTAGCCATAGATGCAATCCACCAGTTAGGCTTCATCCATCGGGATATTAAACCAGACAACCTTCTGTTGGATGCCAAG GGTCATGTGAAATTATCTGATTTTGGTTTATGCACGGGGTTAAAGAAAGCTCACAGGACTGAATTCTACAGAAATCTCACACACAACCCACCAAGTGACTTCT CTTTTCAGAACATGAATTCAAAGAGGAAAGCAGAAACATGGAAGAAGAACAGGAGACAACTG GCGTATTCCACAGTTGGGACGCCAGATTACATTGCTCCAGAAGTGTTCATGCAGACTGGCTACAACAAGCTGTGTGACTGGTGGTCCCTGGGCGTGATTATGTATGAAATGCTAATAG GGTATCCACCTTTCTGCTCCGAAACGCCTCAGGAAACATACAGAAAAGTGATGAACTGGAAAGAGACGCTGGTGTTTCCTCCAGAGGTTCCCATATCGGAGAAAGCCAAGGACTTAATTCTCAG ATTTTGTGTTGACTCTGAAAATAGAATTGGAAATAGCGGAGTAGAGGAGATAAAAAGTCATCCCTTTTTTGAAGGTGTGGACTGGGGGCACATAAG GGAAAGGCCAGCAGCAATCCCTATAGAAATCAAAAGCATCGATGATACTTCCAATTTTGATGACTTCCCTGAGTCCGATATTTTACAGCCAG TGCCAAATACCACAGAACCCGACTACAAATCCAAAGACTGGGTTTTTCTCAATTATACCTATAAAAGGTTTGAAGGGTTGACTCAGCGCGGCTCTATCCCTACGTACATGAAAGCCGGGAAGTTATGA